In Cicer arietinum cultivar CDC Frontier isolate Library 1 chromosome 7, Cicar.CDCFrontier_v2.0, whole genome shotgun sequence, a single window of DNA contains:
- the LOC101512463 gene encoding B3 domain-containing protein At3g25182-like, producing MLQDIDAMMEKKKSIPFDPKVNFSLNIILAQVAPHFYTDEELSQIEELYQSVFQETKSPFISQNTMKKEKMDNNKKRHRSSDEGSMSCGERRVKPKTIKEKESSQSPKLPIHIMEKITKLNGTNVRYVMCKKLFKTDLNVNNNRLSMPLKKIKCDFLTEIENNILDTKKEDKPLGLEVIVLDPSFREFTMSLKLWKMPKKSKMHSTCVYNLIKNWRFLVSQNNFKEDQELNIWSFRVNGKLHFLLDD from the coding sequence ATGTTGCAAGATATAGATGCTAtgatggaaaagaaaaagagcATTCCTTTCGACCCTAAAGTTAATTTCAGTTTGAATATCATTTTAGCGCAAGTTGCTCCTCATTTCTACACtgatgaagagttatcacaAATTGAAGAACTATATCAAAGTGTTTTCCAAGAAACAAAGTCACCTTTTATTTCACAAAATACtatgaaaaaagagaaaatggaTAATAACAAGAAGAGACATCGTTCAAGTGATGAAGGTAGCATGTCTTGTGGAGAAAGAAGAGTGAAACCAAAGACCATAAAGGAAAAAGAATCATCACAATCACCAAAATTGCCTATCCATATCATGGAAAAGATCACAAAGTTGAATGGTACTAATGTAAGGTATGTTATGTGCAAGAAGTTGTTTAAAACCGATCTCAACGTAAATAACAATCGTCTTTCAATGCcacttaaaaaaatcaaatgtgaTTTTCTTACTGAGATAGAGAACAATATATTGGATACAAAGAAAGAAGATAAACCTCTTGGGTTGGAAGTGATTGTGTTGGATCCTTCGTTTAGAGAATTCACTATGTCTTTGAAATTGTGGAAGATGCCCAAAAAATCGAAGATGCACTCGACTTGTGTTTATAATCTTATTAAGAATTGGAGGTTTCTTGTGTCGCAAAATAAtttcaaagaggatcaagaactcAACATTTGGTCATTTAGGGTCAATGGCAAACTACACTTCTTACTCGACGATTAG
- the LOC101513431 gene encoding B3 domain-containing protein At3g25182-like gives MEKKTMLQDIDAMMEKKKSIPFDPKVNFSLNIILAQVALHFYTDEELSQIEELYQSVFQETKSPFISQNTMKKEKMDNNKKRNCSSDEGSMSCGERRVKPKTIKEKESSQSPKLSIHIMEKITKLNGTNVRYVMCKKLFKTDLNVNNNRLSMPLKKIKCDFLTEIEKNILDTKEEDKPLGLEVIVLDPSFREFTMSLKLWKMPKKSKMHSTCVYNLIKNWRFLVSQNNFKEDQELNIWSFRVNGKLHFLLDD, from the coding sequence ATGGAGAAGAAAACAATGTTGCAAGATATAGATGCTAtgatggaaaagaaaaagagcATTCCTTTCGACCCTAAAGTTAATTTCAGTTTGAATATCATTTTAGCGCAAGTTGCTCTTCATTTCTACACtgatgaagagttatcacaAATTGAAGAACTATATCAAAGTGTTTTCCAAGAAACAAAGTCACCTTTTATTTCACAAAATACtatgaaaaaagagaaaatggaTAATAACAAGAAGAGAAATTGTTCAAGTGATGAAGGTAGCATGTCTTGTGGAGAAAGAAGAGTGAAACCAAAGACCATAAAGGAAAAAGAATCATCACAATCACCAAAATTGTCTATCCATATCATGGAAAAGATCACAAAGTTGAATGGTACTAATGTAAGGTATGTTATGTGCAAGAAGTTGTTTAAAACCGATCTCAATGTAAATAACAATCGTCTTTCAATGCcacttaaaaaaatcaaatgtgaTTTTCTTACTGAGATAGAGAAGAATATATTGGATACAAAGGAAGAAGATAAACCTCTTGGGTTGGAAGTGATTGTGTTGGATCCTTCGTTTAGAGAATTCACTATGTCTTTGAAATTGTGGAAGATGCCCAAAAAATCGAAGATGCACTCAACTTGTGTTTATAATCTTATTAAGAATTGGAGGTTTCTTGTGTCGCAAAATAAtttcaaagaggatcaagaactcAACATTTGGTCATTTAGGGTCAATGGCAAACTACACTTCTTACTCGACGATTAG